In Legionella lytica, one genomic interval encodes:
- a CDS encoding HlyD family secretion protein, whose protein sequence is MRKLWFLGLIFLSLTACKKEDNLFSGYVDADLVYLSADFGGRLTELAVLRGQLVPKDQFLFRLEQTSELYRVDMSELNKKSLQAQREQTLSQIHYNEVNYRRIVDMRKQNAASQNDLDAARRDLNVSKQQLADIDARIKSSQVDTADKKWQVARKENFATERGIIFDTYYTRGEFVQPGYPVLSLVTTKNIKAIFFVPETQLNRVRLNQKINIKTSANDNFATGHIYYISNIAEYTPPIIYSREERQRLVFRVEVKIDTPDLEKIRLGQPVTLELTDE, encoded by the coding sequence ATGCGTAAGTTGTGGTTCTTAGGGCTGATTTTTCTATCACTGACGGCTTGCAAAAAGGAAGATAACTTGTTTAGCGGCTATGTTGATGCCGATCTTGTTTATTTATCCGCAGACTTTGGAGGGCGACTTACCGAGCTTGCCGTACTCAGAGGTCAGTTGGTCCCCAAGGATCAATTTTTATTTAGGCTGGAGCAAACCAGCGAGCTTTATCGCGTAGACATGAGTGAATTAAACAAAAAATCACTGCAAGCTCAACGTGAGCAAACCTTAAGCCAAATTCACTATAATGAAGTGAACTATCGTCGTATAGTGGATATGCGCAAACAAAATGCTGCGAGCCAAAATGATTTGGATGCAGCACGAAGAGATTTAAATGTTTCCAAACAACAATTGGCTGATATTGATGCGCGAATTAAAAGTAGCCAGGTAGATACTGCCGATAAGAAATGGCAAGTTGCCCGTAAAGAAAATTTTGCTACCGAGCGCGGAATTATCTTTGATACCTACTATACCCGGGGAGAGTTTGTGCAGCCAGGTTACCCAGTCCTTTCGCTGGTTACCACCAAGAATATCAAGGCCATCTTTTTTGTTCCAGAGACTCAATTAAACCGAGTACGGCTTAATCAAAAAATTAATATTAAAACGAGTGCCAATGACAATTTTGCGACTGGTCACATTTACTATATTTCTAACATTGCTGAATATACGCCGCCTATTATTTATTCACGTGAGGAACGTCAGCGCTTAGTCTTTAGAGTCGAAGTGAAAATTGATACCCCCGATTTAGAAAAAATCCGTCTTGGACAGCCAGTAACGCTGGAATTAACCGATGAATGA
- a CDS encoding thioredoxin family protein produces the protein MAATPSTMLPLGSKAPDFNLMDTRNNKMLSLQEGKSSIATVIMFLCNHCPYVKHVQPKLVELANLYQPQGIRFIAISSNDVEKYPEDSPEKMHLEAQDAQYSFPYLYDESQEVAKAYQAACTPDFYVFDKDLLCVYRGCLDDSTPGNNKPLTGEHLHAALDCILAGKPVNAEQKPSIGCNIKWKA, from the coding sequence ATGGCTGCAACACCATCCACAATGCTGCCTTTAGGTAGCAAAGCACCAGATTTTAATTTAATGGATACCCGCAACAATAAAATGTTGAGCCTCCAGGAAGGCAAATCCTCCATTGCCACTGTAATTATGTTCTTATGTAATCACTGTCCTTATGTAAAACATGTGCAACCTAAACTGGTTGAATTAGCCAATCTCTATCAACCCCAAGGGATACGCTTTATTGCGATTAGCTCTAATGATGTGGAAAAATATCCTGAGGATAGCCCAGAAAAAATGCATCTTGAAGCACAGGATGCTCAGTACAGCTTCCCTTATTTGTACGATGAAAGCCAAGAGGTAGCAAAGGCTTATCAGGCCGCGTGTACCCCAGATTTTTATGTGTTTGATAAGGATTTGTTATGTGTCTATCGTGGCTGTCTTGACGACTCGACTCCTGGAAATAATAAGCCTCTAACTGGGGAGCACTTGCACGCTGCGTTGGATTGTATTTTGGCAGGAAAACCAGTAAATGCTGAACAAAAGCCAAGTATCGGCTGCAATATTAAGTGGAAAGCGTAA
- a CDS encoding alpha/beta hydrolase family protein: MLYNAPEPSKLPSSHEHNPLFNFTAAPGWMDSFLGRYALPSQAGDFSALFINEASQFDDDVLRHEHHTIVTFDEAQLDTLEIRHRAQQELEPQHQTFIINFNCNFKVYEQSLIEMQDNARDLQTNVIGFNYRNVGRSQGQLQFMCHLIIDGIAQVQRLLDQGVSPENITLNGLSIGGGIATCVAWYFHQQGQKVNLFNDRSFASSLKLVLSHVESIPILGGVLGFLCALIIFNSAWYVSISELFQDIPEEFRDYMLVRTSRATRTAETLDDLAIPHESSLHLGLREERRQIKGDIDSQLRQWEDEELIDANTLNKLKKTKHEAKEKARNRKMEASVVNIGDDYAHTLPKKYLFNRCGVSADTFFKNFVQRSYEEHGIKPSACMKV, encoded by the coding sequence GTGCTTTATAATGCCCCAGAACCCAGCAAATTACCTTCCTCCCATGAGCATAATCCTCTATTTAATTTCACGGCTGCTCCAGGTTGGATGGACTCTTTTTTAGGCCGCTATGCGCTACCATCGCAAGCTGGAGACTTTAGCGCCCTATTCATTAATGAGGCGAGTCAATTCGATGATGACGTATTACGGCATGAACACCATACAATAGTAACCTTTGATGAGGCACAACTCGATACTTTGGAAATAAGGCATAGAGCGCAACAAGAACTTGAGCCTCAACATCAAACCTTTATCATAAACTTTAATTGCAATTTTAAAGTTTATGAGCAATCGCTAATTGAGATGCAAGACAATGCGCGTGATTTGCAAACGAATGTTATTGGTTTTAACTATCGCAATGTTGGTCGAAGCCAAGGCCAACTTCAGTTTATGTGTCATTTAATTATCGATGGCATTGCTCAGGTTCAACGATTATTAGATCAGGGTGTTTCTCCCGAGAATATTACTTTAAATGGCTTATCGATTGGCGGCGGCATTGCTACCTGTGTTGCTTGGTATTTTCATCAGCAGGGTCAGAAAGTTAATTTGTTTAATGACCGTTCTTTCGCTTCAAGTCTAAAACTTGTTTTGAGTCATGTTGAAAGCATACCTATTCTGGGGGGAGTACTCGGTTTTCTCTGTGCGCTTATCATTTTCAATTCGGCATGGTATGTCTCTATTTCAGAACTGTTTCAGGATATTCCTGAGGAATTTCGGGATTACATGCTGGTACGTACTTCTAGAGCTACGCGTACTGCAGAAACCCTAGATGATTTGGCTATACCACATGAAAGTTCCTTGCATCTTGGTTTAAGAGAGGAGCGTAGGCAGATAAAGGGGGATATTGATTCACAACTTCGTCAATGGGAAGATGAAGAGCTGATTGATGCAAACACTTTAAATAAGTTAAAAAAGACGAAGCACGAGGCAAAGGAAAAGGCGCGAAACCGCAAAATGGAAGCATCAGTTGTTAATATTGGGGACGATTACGCTCACACCTTACCGAAAAAGTATTTATTTAATCGTTGTGGTGTGTCTGCGGATACTTTTTTTAAGAACTTTGTGCAGCGGTCTTATGAAGAGCATGGCATCAAGCCAAGCGCGTGTATGAAGGTATAA
- the uvrB gene encoding excinuclease ABC subunit UvrB has product MKDLFKIYANYQPAGDQPTAIASLIDGLKSGLAKQTLLGVTGSGKTFTIAHVIQAMRRPTLIMAPNKTLAAQLYGEFKAYFPDNAVEYFVSYYDYYQPEAYVPSSDTFIEKDSSINEHIEQMRLSATKALIERKDAIIVATVSAIYGLGDPDSYLRMVLHLSRGEQSEQRKILKRLAEMQYTRTNMALERGQFRVHGDVIDIFPADSERIAIRVELFDDEVENIAQFDPLTGEVIQRLPRVTIFPKTHYVTPRERILQTVDWVKDELQERLAEYNAQNKLVEAQRLEQRTCFDVEMMLELGYCSGIENYSRYLSGRNAGEPPPTLFDYLPAEALLVIDESHVTVPQIGGMYRGDRSRKETLVQYGFRLPSALDNRPLRFEEFEGRSPQTIYISATPGSYEKENSDNVAEQVVRPTGLIDPEVEIRPVRTQVDDLMSEARQVIQQGARVLVTTLTKRMAEDLTDYLNEHGIKVRYLHADIDTVERMEIIRDLRLGVFDVLVGINLLREGLDMPEVALVAILDADKEGFLRSDRSLIQTIGRAARNVNGRAILYADKITGSMQRALDETSRRRDKQKAFNEAHGITPKGINKSITDIMEGAYVGKRKEAVAEPTPEYLHWSTQELVKHINTLEKQMYVHAKNMEFEAAAKVRDQYLLLKEQLIKGDAT; this is encoded by the coding sequence ATGAAAGATTTGTTCAAAATTTATGCCAATTATCAGCCTGCAGGTGATCAGCCCACAGCGATTGCCTCGTTAATTGACGGCTTAAAATCCGGTTTGGCCAAGCAAACCCTCCTGGGGGTTACTGGCTCGGGTAAAACATTTACCATTGCCCATGTCATTCAGGCGATGCGACGTCCTACCTTAATTATGGCGCCTAATAAAACTTTGGCCGCACAGCTTTATGGCGAGTTTAAAGCCTATTTTCCTGATAATGCAGTAGAGTATTTTGTTTCCTACTACGATTATTACCAGCCTGAAGCCTACGTGCCTTCTTCTGACACGTTTATAGAAAAAGACTCGTCCATTAATGAGCACATCGAGCAAATGCGGCTTTCAGCGACGAAAGCGCTAATTGAGCGTAAAGATGCAATTATTGTTGCTACGGTGTCGGCAATATATGGTTTGGGCGACCCTGATTCTTATCTGCGTATGGTATTACATCTTTCCCGTGGAGAACAATCTGAACAACGTAAAATTTTAAAACGTCTTGCCGAAATGCAATATACTCGTACGAATATGGCCCTAGAGCGGGGGCAATTTAGGGTGCATGGCGATGTAATTGATATTTTTCCGGCAGATTCGGAACGGATTGCCATCCGCGTTGAATTATTTGACGATGAAGTTGAAAATATTGCCCAATTTGATCCTTTGACCGGTGAGGTTATTCAACGATTACCTCGGGTTACTATATTCCCTAAAACCCACTACGTGACTCCGCGAGAGCGTATTTTACAAACGGTGGATTGGGTAAAAGACGAATTGCAAGAGCGCTTGGCGGAATACAATGCACAAAATAAATTGGTGGAAGCGCAGCGCTTGGAACAACGCACCTGTTTTGATGTCGAGATGATGTTGGAATTGGGTTATTGTTCGGGGATTGAAAACTATTCGCGTTATTTATCGGGGCGTAATGCCGGAGAACCACCGCCAACCTTGTTTGATTATTTGCCTGCAGAGGCATTGTTGGTTATTGATGAATCCCACGTAACCGTACCGCAAATTGGTGGGATGTATCGTGGGGATCGTTCTCGCAAAGAAACTTTAGTGCAATATGGTTTCCGCCTGCCTTCAGCGCTGGATAACCGTCCCTTACGTTTTGAAGAATTTGAAGGACGTTCACCACAAACGATTTATATTTCGGCAACTCCTGGATCTTATGAAAAAGAGAACTCTGATAATGTGGCCGAGCAGGTGGTACGTCCTACTGGATTAATTGACCCAGAGGTAGAAATTCGGCCGGTACGTACTCAGGTCGATGATTTAATGTCCGAAGCACGTCAAGTCATCCAGCAAGGGGCACGGGTATTAGTAACGACCTTGACGAAGCGTATGGCCGAGGATTTGACCGACTATTTAAACGAGCATGGGATAAAAGTTCGTTATTTGCATGCAGATATCGACACGGTAGAGCGTATGGAAATCATTCGTGATTTACGCTTAGGTGTTTTTGATGTTTTGGTGGGAATTAACTTATTGCGTGAGGGCTTGGATATGCCTGAGGTGGCATTGGTTGCCATTCTGGATGCGGATAAAGAGGGCTTTTTACGTTCGGATCGCTCCCTAATCCAAACCATTGGTCGTGCGGCACGTAATGTGAATGGACGTGCAATTCTTTATGCAGATAAGATTACTGGTTCCATGCAACGCGCTTTGGATGAGACGAGCCGGCGTCGTGACAAACAAAAGGCATTTAACGAAGCACACGGGATTACTCCTAAAGGGATTAATAAATCCATCACCGATATTATGGAAGGTGCCTATGTTGGTAAACGCAAGGAGGCTGTGGCTGAGCCGACTCCTGAGTATTTACATTGGTCTACTCAAGAGTTGGTAAAACATATAAATACTTTAGAAAAGCAAATGTATGTGCATGCTAAAAATATGGAGTTTGAGGCTGCGGCTAAGGTTCGGGATCAGTATCTTTTATTGAAAGAGCAATTGATTAAGGGCGATGCAACTTAA
- a CDS encoding pyridoxal phosphate-dependent aminotransferase → MDIVLANRVQKVKPSPTLAVAAKATQLRAQGHDVINLGTGEPDFDTPTYIKEAAINAINQGFTKYTAVDGIPELKEAIKNKFKKDNGLDYQLNQILVSVGGKQSCYNLCQALLNPGDEVIIPAPYWVSYPDMVLLADGVPVIISTTPAQRYKINAQQLEEAITPKTRLLFLNSPSNPSGVAYTLDEFKALAEVLKKHPQIIIATDDMYEHIIWSQSFVNILNACPELYERTVVLNGVSKAYAMTGWRIGYAAGPLPLMNAMKTIQSQSTSNPCSIAQRAAVAALNGSNETVLSMVEAFRQRHDYVADRLQKIPGVEVIPADGTFYIFPSVQEVINKRGYANDLEFSEKLLTEVGVALVPGSAFGNEGCIRLSFATSMEILKDALDRLERFCK, encoded by the coding sequence ATGGATATCGTATTAGCAAATCGCGTGCAAAAAGTGAAGCCATCACCAACGTTAGCTGTAGCAGCTAAGGCTACTCAATTACGCGCACAAGGACATGATGTGATTAACTTAGGCACTGGTGAGCCTGATTTTGACACACCCACGTACATTAAGGAAGCCGCGATCAATGCGATTAACCAAGGGTTTACCAAATATACTGCGGTAGATGGTATTCCTGAATTAAAAGAAGCCATTAAAAACAAATTCAAAAAAGATAATGGCCTAGACTACCAATTAAATCAGATTTTAGTTTCCGTTGGTGGCAAGCAAAGTTGCTACAACCTTTGCCAGGCTTTATTAAATCCAGGCGATGAAGTAATCATTCCAGCCCCTTATTGGGTTTCCTATCCCGATATGGTGCTATTAGCTGATGGTGTGCCAGTAATTATCTCGACTACACCTGCGCAACGTTACAAAATTAATGCGCAGCAATTAGAAGAGGCGATTACGCCAAAGACCCGTTTATTGTTCTTAAACAGCCCATCCAATCCGTCTGGAGTAGCCTATACTTTAGATGAATTTAAAGCATTGGCAGAAGTACTGAAAAAACATCCACAAATTATCATTGCGACTGATGATATGTATGAACATATTATTTGGAGCCAATCCTTTGTAAATATCCTAAACGCCTGCCCTGAATTGTATGAGCGCACCGTAGTGTTAAATGGCGTATCCAAAGCTTATGCAATGACGGGCTGGCGCATCGGCTACGCAGCAGGTCCTCTCCCCTTAATGAATGCAATGAAAACCATTCAATCACAATCCACCTCAAACCCCTGCTCTATTGCGCAACGTGCCGCTGTAGCAGCCTTAAATGGTAGCAATGAAACTGTTTTATCTATGGTTGAAGCCTTCCGTCAACGACATGACTATGTTGCAGACCGCTTACAAAAGATTCCTGGGGTTGAGGTAATTCCCGCCGATGGCACTTTCTACATTTTTCCAAGCGTACAAGAAGTCATCAACAAACGCGGCTACGCCAATGATCTGGAGTTTTCCGAGAAATTATTAACCGAAGTAGGCGTTGCCTTAGTACCTGGTTCTGCATTTGGAAACGAAGGCTGCATCCGCCTCTCATTTGCAACCAGTATGGAAATACTCAAAGACGCGTTAGATAGACTAGAACGTTTTTGCAAATAA
- a CDS encoding ArnT family glycosyltransferase, translated as MLSLLIALWYALTNLLLGLACLRFCSPASINNRAIYSTSFMLGQVIFVNLWLILGLTSHFKINLIMGLSAFIFITSLYFTKDCYRPLIHTLQNRYQNIVRLRLFWKIMLIALLCVLCLLGMASVSYPPIGDAEAFYMVLPKLMAATHRLKPVNNYYAFSQIGLFGELHHAALMAMNSEQAAKFFVWLTGFAVIGFILSLCTEAGVRARGKIIALILLMTSTTYTAYLYDGKVDIFATALGLAACYWALQTNKNSGLLPYILTGLFAGLACIAKFSYIPMMLTAVFLIVLWNHWKSLFQLKTLRSVAILGAVFLVAMLPHFIKNAILFNEPFAPFYFFKSAGSNWTDQIWYTPETIRYILLTYPFALTFGKYSLLGGNLSPLVLLFIPLFLLAKKEQWKLTEPLVQMIVVSISCLVIWMICRPSVLCPRCILPTLLLFIPVSSWCAEKVILTKNYNSLKIAIFFSLIIALYTCLPAGVLPVQTLAAKFSDCLKSNFHDAKCSKVYPPESELQELATGIQHVNQIAKKGDRVFVMGWYTYHLREDLLQCINGAGRKDSTVYSAENKRWIHLFENGFKFLVVQDNKTFEVGEIPPWLTINEVYKDQRTKVYAILAKDSLHKPKYSSRLKNHAPEWEIVPLT; from the coding sequence ATGCTGTCGTTGCTCATTGCGTTATGGTATGCCTTAACAAACCTTTTATTGGGATTAGCCTGTCTGAGATTTTGTTCACCTGCCAGCATTAACAATCGAGCAATTTATTCAACTTCCTTTATGCTTGGTCAGGTCATTTTTGTTAATTTATGGTTGATTCTGGGTTTGACATCTCATTTCAAAATTAACTTAATCATGGGTTTATCTGCATTTATTTTTATAACCAGCCTTTATTTTACTAAAGATTGTTATAGACCATTAATACATACCCTACAAAATAGATATCAGAACATTGTTAGGCTTCGCTTGTTTTGGAAAATAATGCTTATTGCCCTACTTTGTGTATTGTGTCTTCTGGGTATGGCTTCTGTATCATATCCGCCAATTGGAGATGCTGAAGCTTTTTATATGGTTTTACCTAAGCTCATGGCTGCCACGCACCGGCTAAAACCAGTAAATAATTACTATGCTTTTTCACAAATTGGGCTTTTTGGAGAGTTGCATCACGCAGCCTTAATGGCGATGAATAGTGAGCAAGCCGCAAAATTTTTTGTCTGGCTCACAGGCTTTGCTGTCATAGGTTTTATTTTATCTCTTTGTACTGAGGCCGGAGTTCGAGCAAGAGGAAAAATTATTGCATTGATCCTATTAATGACCTCTACTACTTATACGGCCTATCTTTATGATGGTAAAGTAGATATTTTTGCCACGGCTTTAGGGCTAGCTGCTTGTTATTGGGCCCTTCAAACGAATAAAAACTCTGGGTTGCTGCCTTATATTTTAACGGGATTATTCGCGGGACTAGCTTGTATAGCTAAATTTTCTTACATACCGATGATGTTAACTGCTGTCTTTTTAATTGTCCTCTGGAATCATTGGAAGTCTTTGTTCCAACTAAAAACATTACGTTCTGTTGCAATACTAGGAGCTGTATTTTTGGTAGCTATGCTACCTCATTTTATTAAAAATGCTATTTTATTTAATGAGCCCTTCGCCCCTTTTTATTTCTTTAAATCAGCAGGAAGTAATTGGACAGATCAGATTTGGTATACTCCTGAGACGATACGTTATATTTTACTGACTTATCCCTTTGCTCTTACTTTTGGAAAATATTCTCTTCTAGGAGGAAATCTTTCACCGTTGGTTCTCTTATTTATTCCGCTGTTTCTTCTAGCCAAGAAAGAACAATGGAAATTAACAGAACCACTGGTCCAGATGATAGTGGTATCAATCAGCTGCTTGGTGATTTGGATGATTTGTAGACCCTCTGTACTTTGCCCGAGATGTATTTTACCTACATTACTACTCTTCATTCCGGTTTCTTCCTGGTGCGCCGAGAAGGTAATTCTTACGAAGAATTATAATTCATTAAAAATAGCTATTTTTTTCAGTCTCATTATAGCGCTATACACCTGTCTACCTGCTGGAGTTTTGCCAGTTCAAACTCTCGCAGCAAAATTCTCTGACTGTTTAAAAAGCAATTTTCATGATGCTAAATGTTCCAAAGTATATCCCCCTGAGAGCGAGTTACAAGAACTTGCAACGGGCATACAACATGTCAATCAAATTGCAAAGAAAGGAGATCGAGTTTTTGTGATGGGGTGGTATACCTACCATTTGCGTGAAGATTTATTACAATGCATTAACGGTGCAGGCAGAAAAGACTCGACGGTTTACTCTGCTGAGAATAAACGCTGGATTCATTTATTCGAAAATGGTTTTAAATTTCTCGTAGTTCAAGATAACAAGACGTTTGAAGTAGGCGAAATTCCTCCTTGGTTGACAATAAATGAAGTGTACAAAGATCAGAGAACAAAGGTATACGCTATTCTCGCCAAAGATTCTTTACATAAACCTAAATACTCTAGCCGCCTGAAAAATCATGCCCCAGAATGGGAGATAGTCCCATTAACTTAA
- a CDS encoding lysylphosphatidylglycerol synthase transmembrane domain-containing protein — MDWNEFISILKNIETKWALAMMFALLASMFLRSLRWQIIAALPWSDTGNVWKASCAGYFGSAVYPAKAGEVLKIVRIQQLTGIRGGEAVVSALFDRMIDAATLFLLLVIMVGTKSGYFNISPTTEIAVSGFAVLVTGGILYCIGGHRLEVFFQWIASKNKVGNWLCKMYQEFLVGMQLLKLKRFIVPCLILQIIITFLDVFACWLLFYALGWTELPIIAAVTVLVYLAAVFCVPATPGYIGVYQIAAIFALASFGINKSEAVVYGTVFQIIAFLLAVGVEMERKLNQFLLKFF; from the coding sequence ATGGATTGGAACGAATTTATCTCCATTTTAAAGAATATCGAGACTAAATGGGCCCTGGCAATGATGTTTGCTCTTTTGGCTTCTATGTTTTTAAGAAGCTTACGTTGGCAAATCATTGCAGCCTTACCATGGAGCGATACAGGCAATGTTTGGAAAGCTTCTTGTGCAGGCTATTTTGGCTCGGCCGTTTATCCAGCGAAGGCTGGCGAAGTTTTAAAAATTGTCCGCATACAACAGCTTACGGGTATAAGAGGCGGAGAAGCCGTTGTAAGCGCGTTATTTGATAGAATGATTGATGCGGCAACTCTTTTTCTCTTACTTGTAATTATGGTGGGCACAAAAAGTGGGTATTTTAATATATCACCTACCACAGAAATTGCCGTCTCCGGTTTCGCTGTACTCGTTACAGGGGGAATTCTTTACTGCATAGGTGGCCACCGCTTGGAAGTATTTTTCCAATGGATTGCATCTAAAAACAAAGTGGGCAATTGGCTATGTAAGATGTATCAAGAATTTTTAGTAGGCATGCAATTATTAAAATTAAAGCGCTTTATAGTGCCGTGCCTAATACTCCAAATTATAATCACATTTTTGGATGTTTTTGCTTGTTGGCTTCTTTTTTACGCTCTTGGGTGGACGGAGCTACCTATCATTGCAGCAGTGACCGTGTTGGTTTACTTGGCCGCCGTTTTTTGCGTCCCAGCGACCCCAGGATACATCGGAGTTTATCAAATCGCGGCTATATTTGCTTTGGCTAGTTTTGGCATTAATAAATCAGAAGCAGTAGTCTATGGCACCGTATTTCAAATCATCGCTTTTCTTCTAGCTGTAGGAGTAGAGATGGAGAGAAAACTTAATCAATTTTTACTTAAATTTTTTTAA
- the pseC gene encoding UDP-4-amino-4,6-dideoxy-N-acetyl-beta-L-altrosamine transaminase has protein sequence MKEQLAVFGGTPVRETLLPYARQSIDEADKEAVNTVLNGDWLTTGPMVKKFEETVCTYTGAKEAIAVNTGTAALHAAVSAANIGPGDEVIVPAISFVATSNCVLYSGATPVFADLSPDTLNIDPIDVERKITSKTKAIIAVDFAGHPCDHDSLRAIAQKHNLLIIEDAAHSLGAVYKNQKVGSLQDMTILSFHPVKHITTGEGGMVLTQDPLLAKGMRSFRHHGIDLEIHNRNSNQSWKYDVVSLGYNYRIPDINCALGVSQIQKLDQWLERRRFIATVYQEALGDLTALELPFERQDCQSAWHLFVIRLRLEQLQASREEIFTALRAEGIGVNVHYIPIPWMSYYTQLGYKKGNWPVAEAEYERIISLPIFPAMSNQDMEDTIQAVRKVLSAYQVA, from the coding sequence ATGAAAGAACAATTAGCTGTATTTGGAGGAACGCCCGTGCGCGAAACATTGCTTCCTTACGCGCGTCAATCCATAGATGAAGCAGATAAGGAAGCCGTAAACACGGTCTTAAACGGAGATTGGCTGACAACAGGCCCTATGGTAAAAAAATTTGAGGAGACTGTTTGCACGTATACAGGTGCAAAAGAAGCTATTGCAGTTAACACGGGAACTGCCGCACTACATGCGGCTGTTTCTGCCGCAAACATTGGCCCAGGAGATGAGGTGATTGTTCCTGCAATCTCTTTCGTAGCCACCTCTAACTGCGTTTTATATAGTGGTGCCACTCCTGTTTTTGCTGATCTATCCCCTGACACTCTAAATATCGATCCAATTGATGTTGAAAGAAAAATTACATCAAAAACTAAAGCCATTATTGCTGTAGATTTTGCCGGTCATCCCTGTGATCATGATAGCCTGCGTGCCATTGCTCAAAAACATAATCTATTAATCATAGAGGATGCCGCTCATTCACTTGGAGCCGTATATAAAAATCAAAAAGTAGGAAGTCTACAAGATATGACCATCCTTAGTTTCCATCCAGTCAAACATATCACGACTGGAGAGGGAGGCATGGTTTTGACGCAAGATCCCTTGCTTGCTAAAGGCATGCGGTCCTTTCGTCATCATGGTATAGATTTAGAGATCCATAACCGTAACTCCAACCAGTCTTGGAAATATGATGTGGTTAGCCTGGGATATAATTACAGAATTCCTGATATTAATTGCGCATTAGGTGTTAGTCAGATACAAAAATTGGATCAGTGGCTAGAACGCCGACGTTTTATTGCAACTGTTTATCAAGAGGCACTCGGTGACCTCACTGCATTGGAGCTACCATTCGAACGACAAGATTGCCAATCAGCCTGGCATCTTTTTGTAATCCGCCTGCGCCTTGAGCAATTACAGGCAAGCAGAGAGGAAATTTTTACCGCATTACGCGCCGAAGGCATAGGTGTTAATGTTCATTATATTCCTATTCCTTGGATGAGCTATTATACGCAGTTAGGATATAAGAAAGGCAATTGGCCGGTAGCTGAAGCAGAATATGAAAGAATAATAAGCCTCCCCATATTCCCTGCGATGAGTAATCAAGATATGGAGGATACTATCCAAGCAGTAAGAAAAGTACTCTCAGCTTACCAAGTGGCTTAG
- a CDS encoding GNAT family N-acetyltransferase, which yields MMELPIKMRCANEADCSDLLCWRNDPLTRMMSRNQDLIEPTVHEKWYQRVLADSKSLLLIGELSSQSIGMVRFDGLQATKSWEVSIMLAPAHRNKGLSKHLLHAAIYHLRLLKNEQLFKENELINLIAEIKPDNAASKKLFENTGFKYISENTDMLKYFYSIAPLN from the coding sequence ATGATGGAATTACCTATTAAAATGCGCTGTGCCAATGAGGCAGATTGTTCTGACTTATTGTGCTGGCGTAATGATCCACTGACCAGAATGATGTCGCGCAATCAAGACCTAATAGAGCCTACTGTACATGAGAAATGGTATCAACGGGTGTTAGCTGATTCTAAATCTCTTTTGCTAATTGGTGAGTTATCAAGCCAATCGATAGGGATGGTGCGCTTTGATGGTTTGCAGGCAACAAAGTCCTGGGAAGTGAGTATCATGTTAGCACCAGCGCATAGAAACAAGGGGCTCAGTAAGCATCTATTACACGCAGCTATATACCACCTTCGCCTATTAAAGAATGAACAATTATTCAAAGAAAATGAATTAATTAATTTAATCGCAGAAATAAAACCGGATAATGCGGCAAGTAAAAAATTATTTGAAAATACGGGATTTAAATACATTTCAGAAAACACTGATATGCTTAAATATTTTTATTCAATAGCACCTTTAAATTAA